A window of Paraburkholderia bryophila contains these coding sequences:
- a CDS encoding AAA family ATPase: MAFKLLRLVVTGPAKEPATFDLSRPTTTIYGPSETGKSYVFQCIGYCLGGDTAPEEIPEAKGYQSVYLEIEAGRGSESFLDETEHQAALDLGDLPPKPQDGDIFTIVRGVEGGAEAVYRTRIEGIATARKLKIDCNELLKRLIGVSESVVLKKAGKKGVISAGPLRHWSMLSQTSIVAKESVLGDSNARMERSAALALMLSGVDDTAIEIGISTDARRAAGGGADAMRGMIESLRADLPPDTPKKDVEEALARVDETLQALSQQQKSRAQALETVRGELAQTSAELRSCETGLAQSAGLVNRFKLLQQKYDSDFERLVSLDEGSAVYFLLDDVPCPLCGTTLPNQTKTSLASPDVADKQRRAIAAEAAKIDKQRSGLAAALSYETEQLRSFVAKREELQAALQSQSARERRMIDSGIDEFKVSATELARRRTELYTQARAFEEIARLTVEAAKLEAVSVGKNSRIERQLTQDGLELCDLVLQLIHAWGFESIRQVTFDATAFDIKVDGRRRTSFGQGVRALFLAAYYVALLRYAEKVGHPHPGFVVIDSPLKPFSDRKQGDPDVPMTTVNMRFYSWLADWAGPGQVVVLENEEPPAELKPVLLPLEFTKMQGVGRRGFFP, translated from the coding sequence ATGGCTTTCAAACTACTACGGCTTGTGGTCACCGGACCCGCGAAGGAACCAGCTACCTTCGACCTGTCGCGGCCAACCACAACAATCTATGGGCCCAGCGAGACCGGCAAGTCCTACGTTTTTCAGTGCATTGGTTACTGCCTTGGCGGCGACACAGCGCCGGAGGAGATTCCAGAGGCGAAGGGGTACCAATCCGTTTATCTCGAGATTGAAGCTGGTCGTGGCTCTGAGAGCTTCCTCGATGAGACGGAACATCAAGCAGCCCTAGACCTAGGTGACTTGCCGCCGAAACCACAGGACGGCGACATATTCACCATCGTGCGCGGCGTAGAGGGAGGCGCCGAAGCAGTCTATCGGACACGTATCGAGGGCATCGCAACCGCTCGAAAGCTCAAGATTGACTGCAACGAGCTTTTGAAGCGCCTGATTGGCGTCAGCGAGAGCGTTGTCTTGAAAAAGGCAGGAAAGAAAGGTGTGATTTCCGCGGGACCCTTGCGACATTGGTCAATGCTCTCGCAGACATCTATCGTCGCCAAGGAGAGCGTCCTCGGAGACTCTAATGCTCGTATGGAGAGAAGCGCGGCCCTCGCGCTGATGCTTAGCGGCGTCGACGATACAGCTATTGAGATTGGAATCAGCACCGATGCCCGGCGTGCAGCAGGAGGCGGAGCAGACGCGATGCGTGGAATGATTGAATCGCTGCGCGCAGACTTACCGCCCGATACCCCGAAAAAGGACGTTGAGGAAGCGTTGGCGCGAGTCGACGAAACGCTCCAAGCCTTGTCCCAGCAGCAAAAATCTCGGGCTCAAGCTCTCGAAACGGTCCGTGGCGAGTTGGCGCAAACGAGCGCGGAACTGCGCAGCTGCGAGACAGGGCTGGCACAGAGCGCCGGCCTTGTTAACCGTTTCAAGCTCCTTCAGCAGAAATACGATAGCGACTTTGAACGGCTGGTATCGCTCGATGAAGGTTCCGCCGTCTATTTCCTGCTTGATGACGTGCCATGCCCACTATGCGGCACAACTCTACCGAACCAGACGAAAACGTCGTTAGCTTCCCCAGACGTTGCGGACAAGCAACGACGTGCCATTGCTGCCGAAGCAGCCAAAATCGATAAGCAGCGAAGCGGGCTCGCCGCCGCATTGAGCTACGAGACAGAGCAACTCCGTTCTTTTGTGGCAAAACGCGAAGAACTACAGGCTGCCTTGCAATCGCAGAGCGCTCGCGAGCGGCGCATGATTGACTCTGGCATTGACGAATTTAAGGTGTCGGCAACCGAACTCGCCAGACGACGGACTGAACTCTATACGCAGGCACGTGCTTTCGAGGAAATTGCTCGTTTGACGGTCGAGGCCGCAAAGCTGGAGGCGGTCAGCGTCGGAAAAAACTCGCGCATCGAGCGACAGTTGACGCAAGATGGATTAGAGCTATGCGACCTCGTGCTACAGCTCATTCATGCTTGGGGCTTCGAGTCGATTAGGCAGGTTACGTTTGATGCCACAGCATTTGACATAAAGGTTGACGGCAGGAGACGTACTTCGTTTGGACAGGGAGTACGGGCCTTGTTCCTAGCCGCCTACTATGTCGCACTGCTGCGGTATGCCGAAAAGGTTGGACATCCCCATCCCGGCTTTGTGGTCATCGACTCGCCCTTGAAACCTTTCTCAGACAGGAAGCAGGGAGACCCGGACGTGCCTATGACCACTGTAAACATGCGGTTCTACAGCTGGCTCGCAGACTGGGCCGGCCCCGGACAGGTTGTCGTTCTCGAAAACGAAGAACCACCGGCCGAACTCAAGCCAGTCTTGCTGCCACTGGAGTTCACAAAAATGCAAGGCGTCGGGCGCCGCGGCTTTTTCCCCTGA
- a CDS encoding UvrD-helicase domain-containing protein, translating into MKYLYICQDAAQELVAERMLQSAEFETGKIFASFIRSEVKSMALSTKIAAVASGEGAYILAPQSKCLNYIVFDLEEAPRLLSLDDNGLLLVIQKTLRFGIKLWNDLKPSSHERVLQNGKAVVFPYPIGMQTDLRAVIERQPDERRRSRREAGSALLVYKFSSEEGEGVAEVPRVTNFRKAVEGKTDAIAAAGEVITRLNPQMRPGNQVLAVTQLDASNHERPAFQAGLDGWRTILTTGQLEFVNRHLDVPHRIEGPAGTGKTLCLVLKCLKTLNDSKLGQTDHRALFIAHSEATKRAIESLFAINDLDGFYTSEKPVLGAAQTLRVTTLQALCADLLHQEISESELVDRDAYESKQVQMLYAREAVDSVLGEELESHRPFMTTEFIEFLLQTDRWVLADMLRHEISVQIKGRADQDLDKYKKLQRLKVGMPVASEGDRSFTFLMYDRYQRELVSSAQFDTDDVVLSAISQLNTPIWRRRRSREGYDSIFIDETHLFNLNELSVFHRLTRDDAAQPIAYSVDRSQALGDRGWTDDAFDLVFDPAENVENSARTPVKSIFRCSPDIVNLAFSVTSSGATLFTNFHDPLTAAVSVFTSEEERKTEPPLMLQYASSEAMLNGAFTRADLLAREMDGSKADVVIIAFGDDIFKELQLRAQASKKPVEVIKSRGDLEAVNRARQSGRFVLTAPEFVGGLEFSAAILVGVDGGRVPPKGGSSYEDSQNYLSYSSHQRVYVALTRARFRVELLGEKARGISSILINAVQAELLTVRDA; encoded by the coding sequence GTGAAATATCTATACATATGCCAAGATGCCGCTCAGGAGTTAGTCGCGGAGCGGATGCTCCAATCTGCTGAATTTGAGACGGGGAAAATTTTCGCCAGCTTCATCCGTTCGGAGGTGAAGTCGATGGCGCTTAGCACGAAGATTGCGGCGGTGGCCTCCGGAGAGGGGGCATACATCCTCGCACCGCAATCGAAGTGTCTCAACTATATCGTCTTTGACCTCGAGGAAGCGCCTAGGCTTCTCAGCCTTGACGACAACGGCTTGCTCCTTGTCATCCAGAAGACATTGCGTTTTGGCATCAAGCTCTGGAATGACTTAAAACCAAGCTCACACGAGCGTGTTCTGCAAAACGGAAAGGCCGTGGTCTTTCCATATCCGATTGGAATGCAGACCGACTTGCGAGCTGTAATAGAAAGGCAACCTGACGAAAGAAGGCGAAGCAGGCGCGAAGCAGGTTCGGCACTGTTAGTTTATAAATTCTCAAGTGAAGAAGGGGAAGGGGTTGCCGAGGTTCCTCGTGTCACGAACTTCCGCAAGGCAGTCGAGGGAAAGACGGACGCCATCGCTGCTGCTGGCGAAGTGATTACACGTTTGAACCCGCAGATGCGGCCGGGTAACCAAGTGCTCGCTGTGACGCAGCTGGATGCGTCCAATCACGAACGACCTGCATTTCAGGCTGGATTGGACGGATGGCGCACGATATTGACCACCGGGCAGTTGGAATTCGTGAACAGGCACCTAGACGTTCCCCACCGAATCGAGGGACCTGCTGGAACTGGCAAGACCCTTTGTCTCGTTCTGAAATGCTTGAAAACGCTAAACGACTCGAAACTCGGGCAAACGGACCATCGAGCATTATTCATTGCACACAGCGAGGCGACAAAGCGGGCCATTGAAAGTCTGTTCGCTATCAACGACCTCGACGGGTTCTACACGTCGGAAAAACCTGTTCTAGGCGCAGCGCAGACGCTCCGGGTCACCACGCTTCAAGCCCTCTGCGCGGACTTATTGCATCAGGAGATTTCCGAATCCGAGCTGGTCGACCGCGACGCTTACGAGTCCAAACAGGTGCAAATGTTGTATGCGCGGGAGGCCGTGGACAGTGTGCTTGGCGAAGAACTTGAGTCTCACCGTCCTTTTATGACGACGGAATTTATTGAATTTCTGCTGCAGACAGACCGGTGGGTTCTTGCGGACATGCTGCGACATGAAATCAGCGTTCAGATAAAGGGGCGAGCTGACCAAGACCTCGACAAGTATAAGAAGCTTCAGCGTTTGAAGGTGGGGATGCCTGTTGCATCGGAGGGTGACAGGTCCTTCACATTTCTAATGTACGACAGGTATCAACGTGAACTTGTCTCGTCAGCCCAGTTCGATACTGACGATGTCGTTCTGAGCGCAATTTCGCAGCTCAACACACCCATTTGGCGGCGCAGACGCAGTCGCGAGGGATACGACAGCATCTTCATCGATGAAACGCACCTGTTCAATCTGAATGAACTGTCGGTGTTCCATCGATTGACGCGCGACGACGCGGCACAGCCAATCGCTTACTCAGTTGACCGCTCCCAGGCACTGGGCGACCGGGGTTGGACCGATGACGCGTTTGACCTGGTTTTCGACCCTGCGGAAAATGTCGAAAACTCGGCTCGAACGCCGGTAAAGTCGATATTTAGGTGTTCGCCTGATATCGTGAATCTGGCGTTCTCCGTCACGTCCTCGGGTGCTACGCTTTTTACCAACTTTCATGACCCATTGACTGCGGCCGTGAGTGTTTTCACTTCCGAGGAGGAGCGTAAAACCGAGCCTCCTCTGATGCTGCAATATGCTTCGAGCGAAGCAATGCTGAACGGCGCGTTCACACGTGCGGACTTGCTCGCGAGGGAGATGGACGGCTCGAAGGCGGACGTCGTAATCATTGCCTTTGGTGACGACATCTTTAAAGAACTTCAACTGCGTGCGCAGGCGTCGAAAAAGCCGGTCGAGGTAATTAAGAGCCGTGGAGACCTTGAGGCTGTCAACCGGGCACGGCAGTCTGGACGCTTTGTCCTAACCGCGCCCGAGTTTGTGGGAGGACTGGAATTTTCCGCGGCGATACTGGTGGGCGTTGACGGCGGCCGGGTGCCACCGAAGGGCGGGAGTTCTTACGAAGACAGTCAAAACTATTTGAGTTACTCCTCCCATCAACGCGTTTACGTAGCTCTGACGAGGGCGCGCTTTCGTGTCGAGCTTCTTGGGGAAAAGGCTCGCGGGATAAGCTCCATTCTTATCAACGCAGTGCAGGCAGAGTTACTGACAGTCCGCGACGCCTGA
- a CDS encoding ABC-three component system middle component 2 translates to MNPAPFNSAFELGIRMAFILHALRPRVADLQKLVLLDYALVYSADLKGPPSLHTPVPQRSSEVYARRDRIEEGLYLMSAKGVVTADFNDDGIIYLAGPRCRQLVNAFTSRYARELELRAGWVAGTFGDVSSDSLAQRFDTEGRFWGAEIGDLLN, encoded by the coding sequence ATGAACCCGGCTCCATTCAATTCAGCATTTGAACTCGGCATCAGGATGGCGTTTATCCTGCACGCGCTGCGGCCGCGCGTCGCCGACCTCCAGAAGCTCGTCCTTCTAGACTACGCGCTCGTCTATTCTGCCGACCTGAAGGGGCCGCCGAGTCTCCACACGCCGGTGCCGCAACGGAGCAGCGAGGTTTACGCCCGGAGAGACCGCATTGAAGAGGGACTTTATCTAATGAGCGCGAAGGGCGTTGTGACTGCCGACTTCAACGACGACGGCATCATCTATCTGGCAGGCCCACGCTGCCGACAGCTCGTAAACGCCTTCACCTCCCGGTATGCACGCGAGCTTGAGTTGCGCGCCGGCTGGGTCGCCGGCACGTTCGGAGACGTGTCGTCGGACTCCTTGGCTCAACGGTTCGACACTGAGGGGCGGTTTTGGGGCGCAGAAATTGGCGACCTGCTGAACTGA
- a CDS encoding ABC-three component system protein: MAENKPDVGNVAPKRRKASTDTRAAGYVIQAGAHAPVAQLRLMDSTSWEIFVEECCLPLVGNTYQTVKRLGMPGDKGRDVEAIVTLPRRQHGWDLYQCKYYKSPVAPSDFFPEMAGFFSHLARKSYPEPSTYFICAPHDCGVDLYDLLVSEPEDFKAVFLQAWVNGNRGLKKNLTPEIKAVVESFDFSRFKEMSARTLVEMHAKNQSAHFRRFGIKPKRLDDPVVPKSPTKREQKFVEALLAVYSEHAAHSVDHNGLTGSDYEEHFSACRSEFYSAEGLKRFSRDIFPGEFDAFLATMLTTVKSTVSLPTHKTGLERLCAATERSYRLKMADSPLSESLRSPDMPGACHHLANAGKLKWVK, from the coding sequence GTGGCAGAGAACAAACCTGATGTTGGCAATGTTGCTCCTAAAAGGCGGAAAGCTTCGACCGACACCAGAGCGGCAGGCTATGTGATTCAAGCTGGAGCCCACGCTCCCGTCGCCCAGCTAAGGTTGATGGACTCTACGTCGTGGGAGATATTCGTCGAGGAATGTTGCCTGCCGCTGGTGGGCAACACGTATCAAACCGTGAAGCGGCTGGGGATGCCCGGTGACAAGGGGCGAGACGTGGAGGCAATCGTTACGCTTCCGCGAAGGCAACACGGCTGGGACCTTTACCAGTGTAAATACTACAAGAGCCCGGTGGCACCGTCCGACTTCTTTCCCGAGATGGCCGGTTTCTTCAGCCACCTCGCGCGCAAGAGCTATCCCGAGCCCAGCACATACTTTATATGTGCTCCGCATGACTGCGGTGTCGACCTTTATGACCTGCTGGTTTCCGAGCCCGAGGACTTCAAAGCGGTTTTCTTGCAGGCATGGGTTAACGGCAATCGAGGATTGAAAAAGAACCTGACACCCGAAATCAAGGCTGTGGTTGAATCCTTCGATTTTTCACGCTTTAAAGAAATGTCCGCGCGGACTTTGGTTGAGATGCATGCGAAGAACCAGTCTGCGCATTTCAGGCGATTCGGAATCAAGCCGAAGCGTCTCGATGACCCAGTGGTCCCGAAGTCGCCGACAAAGCGTGAACAGAAGTTCGTCGAGGCTCTTCTCGCCGTGTATAGCGAGCACGCTGCACATTCTGTCGACCACAACGGACTGACCGGCAGTGACTATGAAGAGCATTTTTCGGCGTGCCGCTCAGAGTTCTACAGTGCGGAAGGTCTAAAGCGATTCAGCCGGGACATCTTCCCCGGCGAATTCGATGCGTTCCTCGCGACAATGCTAACGACGGTAAAGAGCACAGTAAGCTTGCCGACCCATAAAACCGGGCTTGAGCGACTTTGCGCGGCCACGGAGCGTTCTTACCGGTTGAAAATGGCTGACAGTCCACTCAGCGAGAGTTTACGGTCCCCCGATATGCCAGGGGCATGCCATCACCTGGCTAATGCTGGCAAACTTAAGTGGGTCAAATAA